In one window of Notolabrus celidotus isolate fNotCel1 chromosome 15, fNotCel1.pri, whole genome shotgun sequence DNA:
- the si:ch73-40a17.3 gene encoding LOW QUALITY PROTEIN: meprin A subunit beta (The sequence of the model RefSeq protein was modified relative to this genomic sequence to represent the inferred CDS: inserted 5 bases in 5 codons; deleted 2 bases in 2 codons) encodes MKRQTRNSIIGDKYRWPTTIPYYMEDDLEINAKGVILKAFEQYRLKSCIDFEPWSGEANYISIFKGGGCFSSVGNRRVGKQQLSIGTNCDRIATIEHEFLHALGFWHEQSRSDRDDYVRIMWDRISEGREHNFNTYNDTTSSSLGVPYDYGSMMHYSKNAFRNGTEPTIVTKIPAFSDVIGQRMEFSDSDLLKLHRLYNCTEGSTFLDSCDFEQXNICGMIQGQGDKADWVRVDKATGGPDTDYSNMGQCTGSGYFMHFNAGAASNGDTALLESRILYPKRGYQCLQFFYYNSAGPSDTLRIHVREYDSANPNGTPRLITTIDGPPQELWQLHHVSLDVKKKFRVVFEGTKASTGASSGGLSLDDINISETTCPELXWRVKNFSHVMSNTPADTPIYSPTFKSKEGYSFQMGLYPSGKADYPGXLSAYAHLVAXEGETGQKWPCXWKQMTMMLMDQHPHIQKRMSNQRSVTTDPNMKAAGSSLFFLERPSQGGVEIKDSDGSKYFRGPGAGTPVYLTHLRAKSRDFIKGGDAIFLLTMEDVSHLTVTQPRPTTLPPPDLCLNVECLNDGLCVVDAGKAACRCAVGEDWWYYGNRCQHKGTNQDKTTLALASSLSVLAAMLLITAVSVVCVKKKYKKQAKDNAVPNERDDV; translated from the exons ATGAAG AGGCAAACTCGCAATTCAATCATAGGGGATAAGTACAGGTGGCCAACGACGATCCCATACTACATGGAAGATGACTTAG AGATCAATGCAAAGGGTGTAATACTGAAGGCTTTTGAGCAATACCGACTCAAGAGCTGCATCGACTTCGAGCCTTGGAGCGGTGAAGCAAACTACATCTCCATCTTCAAAGGAGGCGG ctgtttctcCTCTGTGGGAAACCGGCGAGTGGGGAAGCAGCAATTGTCGATAGGGACGAACTGTGACCGCATCGCCACCATTGAACACGAGTTCCTTCATGCTCTGGGTTTCTGGCACGAGCAGTCCAGATCAGACCGTGATGATTATGTCAGAATCATGTGGGACCGCATCTCAGAGG GTAGAGAACACAACTTTAACACCTACAATGACACCACCTCCAGCTCTTTGGGTGTACCGTATGACTACGGCTCCATGATGCACTACAGTAAAAACGCCTTCCGCAACGGAACCGAGCCCACCATCGTGACCAAGATCCCTGCTTTCAGCGATGTCATCGGACAGCGAATGGAGTTCAGTGACAGCGACCTGCTCAAGCTTCACCGCCTCTATAACTGCA CCGAGGGCTCAACTTTCCTGGACTCATGTGACTTTGAAC GAAACATCTGCGGCATGATCCAGGGACAGGGTGACAAGGCCGACTGGGTCAGGGTTGACAAAGCTACAGGAGGGCCGGACACTGACTACTCCAACATGGGCCAATGCACAG GCTCAGGGTATTTCATGCACTTTAACGCCGGCGCAGCCAGCAACGGGGACACAGCTCTGCTGGAGAGCAGGATACTTTACCCCAAAAGAGGATACCAATGTCTGCAGTTCTTCTACTACAACAGTGCAGGCCCCAGTGACACACTGAGGATCCACGTCAGAGAGTACGACTCAGCTAATCCCAATGGAACACCACGCCTCATTACGACCATAGATG GACCTCCTCAGGAGCTGTGGCAGCTACACCACGTGAGTCTAGACGTTAAAAAGAAATTCCGTGTCGTCTTTGAGGGGACAAAAGCGAGTACAGGGGCTTCATCAGGGGGACTGTCCTTAGACGACATAAACATCTCTGAGACCACCTGCCCAGAGT CATGGCGTGTGAAAAACTTCAGCCATGTT ATGAGTAACACACCAGCAGACACTCCTATCTACAGCCCCACATTCAAGTCAAAGGAGGGTTACAGCTTCCAGATGGGGCTGTACCCGAGCGGGAAGGCCGATTATCCCG AGCTGTCAGCCTATGCTCATCTGGTGG AGGAAGGGGAAACTGGGCAGAAATGGCCAT CCTGGAAGCAGATGACCATGATGCTTATGGATCAGCACCCACACATCCAAAAGCGCATGTCTAACCAGCGCAGTGTCACTACCGACCCCAACATGAAAGCAGCAG GCTCTAGCCTGTTTTTTCTGGAACGACCCTCGCAAGGGGGTGTTGAGATCAAGGATTCAGACGGGTCCAAGTATTTCAGAGGGCCAGGTGCTGGGACTCCGGTGTATCTCACCCACCTCAGAGCCAAAAGCAGGGAC TTTATAAAGGGAGGAGACGCCATCTTTCTCCTCACTATGGAGG ATGTGTCACATCTGACAGTGACCCAGCCTCGGCCTACAACACTACCACCCCCTGACCTCTGCCTCAATGTGGAGTGTCTGAATGATGGCCTCTGTGTAGTGGACGCAGGGAAGGCTGCTTGCAG gtGTGCAGTGGGAGAGGACTGGTGGTACTATGGGAACAGGTGTCAGCACAAGGGCACCAACCAGGATAAAACCACCCTGGCACTCGCCTCCTCTCTTTCCGTGCTTGCAGCGATGCTGTTGATCACAGCAGTCAGTGTTGTCTGTGTGAAGAAGAAGTATAAAAAGCAAGCAAAGGACAACGCAGTTCCGAATGAGAGAGACGATGTCTAG